The DNA segment AACCGTTTGGCGTGTCGTATTAATGATCTTCACGATGGATATTTTAAGTGTGAATTAGGAAAATTTCTTTTTTAAGAGGAATACCGCGCATCACCAGCTCATTATAACAAGCAGGCGTATAGCCGGTGGGCCGGTAATGGCCTAAAACTTTTCCGTCTTCACTCATACCGGTTTGCTCAAATAAAAAGACGTCTTTTAGATCAAGCTGGGTCGCATCTAACATTCCGACCACTTCGGTAATTCCGGTAATTTTTCTTGTCCCGTCGGAAAAACGGGCAATGTGGACAACAATGTCAATGGCGGTGGCGATCATTTCATACATGGCGCGAAGGGGGAGTTCAATGCCGCTTAAAAGCATCATGGCACTCATGCGAATAAGAACATCGCGGGTAGAGTTGGCATGCAATGTAGTCAGTGATCCGTCGTGGCCGGTATTCATCGCTTGAAGCATATCCAAAATTTCCGGCCCACGGCATTCTCCAATAATAATACGGTCGGGACGCATACGCAGCGTATTAATGAACAGGTCACGAATAGTGATCTCACCTTTGCCTTCTACGTTCGACGGCCGAGACTCCAAACGGCCCCAATGGCGCTGTTTGAGTTTTAACTCGGCGGCATCTTCAATGGTGATGATGCGTTCTCCCTCGGGAATAAAAGAAGAAATAACATTTAAAAGGGTGGTTTTTCCGGCACCGGTCCCTCCGGAAACGATAATATTTTTTCGCCCCACAACACAGGCATTAAGAAAATCCGCCATGGATTGCGACATGCTGTCAAAACGTTTTAAGAGATCTTCAATGGTGTAACGTTCTTGGCCGAATTTTCTGATGGTCACCATCGGGCCGTTCAAAGCCAAAGGCGGGATGATCGCGTTAATACGCGACCCGTCGGGAAGACGAGCGTCGACCATCGGGACCGATTCATCAATGCGCCGGCCTAAAGGAGCGATGATCCTTTCAATAATGGCGCGAACCTGCTCATTGGAAATAAATTTCTTATTGGTTAAGATCATCTTGCCGTTTTTTTCAATATAAATTTCATCTTTGCTGTTGACCATAATATCGTTAACATCCGCATCCGCTAGAAGGTCTTCCAGGGCGCCTAACCCTAAAGCCTCGTCGGCAATTTCTTTGACCAAGCGGGTTCTTTCTTCGTGAGAGGAAATAATAGCCCCGGCTTCTTGGGTTAAAAGATCCCCGATGATCTTTTCGGTGGTGGCACGCAGCGCTGGCGCCCGGCGAGGATCGCTTAAAGATTCGACGCTGATCTGTTGAAGATTTAATTTTTCTATTAATCGTTCATGGATTTTCTTTTTTAATTTAATAATGTCATCATCTTCATCCACCTGGGCCATAAAATCTTGGCCTTGGATGATTTTTTCGGTCAGCCCGAATTTATCCCAAAATCCGGCGGGCTTGGGCAGATCAGCGGTGGTGCGTAATTTGGCGATTTCCGTTCCCTGGACAAATAGATCTTCTTTGCTTAAT comes from the Candidatus Omnitrophota bacterium genome and includes:
- a CDS encoding ATPase, T2SS/T4P/T4SS family, producing MKSKTISVFSNKGGVGKTFISVNVSVALALTGQKVLLVDMDFQAGQDMARMLNVAPRHAMVDVLGELEKPGQENVIKKYVTTHTSGLDFIPAVAHTKQVGHITPDNIKPFLKAAAAFYDYVVIDVGKAFSETLITVFDHSNLIMLVATPDILAVYQTRWSLDVLQSLHFPLKMVKMILNRSESRGGVAWQEVRMALPCEIFAHVPSDGKVVGMALNRGVPCVMDSPRSAVAEAFKKIAAELSKEDLFVQGTEIAKLRTTADLPKPAGFWDKFGLTEKIIQGQDFMAQVDEDDDIIKLKKKIHERLIEKLNLQQISVESLSDPRRAPALRATTEKIIGDLLTQEAGAIISSHEERTRLVKEIADEALGLGALEDLLADADVNDIMVNSKDEIYIEKNGKMILTNKKFISNEQVRAIIERIIAPLGRRIDESVPMVDARLPDGSRINAIIPPLALNGPMVTIRKFGQERYTIEDLLKRFDSMSQSMADFLNACVVGRKNIIVSGGTGAGKTTLLNVISSFIPEGERIITIEDAAELKLKQRHWGRLESRPSNVEGKGEITIRDLFINTLRMRPDRIIIGECRGPEILDMLQAMNTGHDGSLTTLHANSTRDVLIRMSAMMLLSGIELPLRAMYEMIATAIDIVVHIARFSDGTRKITGITEVVGMLDATQLDLKDVFLFEQTGMSEDGKVLGHYRPTGYTPACYNELVMRGIPLKKEIFLIHT